TGCCTACAGCGACCTCGTGCCGTCGCCGGCTCGTCAGGCCGTGGACAACTTCTTCGGCAACTTCTCGGATGCGTGGTCGGCGGTCAACCTGTTCCTTCAGGGCCGACTGAAAACCGGTGCGCAGCAAACCATGCGCGTGGCGGTCAACAGCGTCTTCGGTCTGGCTGGCCTGATCGACATCGCCACGCCCGCAGGCCTGGAGAAGAACAGCGAAGACCTGGGCCGTACGCTTGGCTATTGGGGCGTGAAGACCGGGCCCTACATCGTGTGGCCGCTGCTCGGCCCGTCGTCGCTGCGTGATTCGGCGACCCTGCCGGCCAATGTCTACTACTCGCCGGCCTATCTGTTTGATAACGGCGAGTACAAGGTCGGCATCACCGCGCTGCAGTTGATCAACACCCGGGCCAACCTGCTCCGCGTGACCGACATGCTCGATGGCATCGCGCTGGACAAATACACCTTCATCCGCGACGCCTACCTGCAGCGCCGCAATGTGAAGACCCACAAGGAACAAGAAGAGGATGACGACTATGAAGTCATCACGCCCGACGAGAAACCGGCTGCAACCCCTGGCCGTTGATTCGACGGGTGAAACAACCGGTAACGCCGCGGGTGGCGACCGGTGAACCGGCATCGGACTTGCCGCGTTGAAGACGTGTCCGTCCATGTCATGAAGAGAGAAAGGACAAGCATGAATTCCACCAAACGACTGTTGTTGCGCCTGGCCCTGTCGATGGCCGCGCTGAGCCCGCTGGCCTCGTTCGCCGCAGACGCTTCCGCGCCCGACCAACTGATCCGTCAGCTGTCGATCGAGACCCTGGACGCCGTCAAGAGCGACAAGGCGATCCAGGGCGGCGACGTCAACCGCATCATGGACCTGGTCAACACCAAGGTCATGCCGCATGTCGACTTCCAGCGCATCACCTCGTCGGCCGTGGGTCGCTTCTGGCGTCAGGCCACGCCCGAGCAGAAGCAGCGCCTGCAGGATGAGTTCAAGACCCTGCTGGTCCGCACCTATGCCGGCGCGCTGACCCAGGTGAAGGAGCAGACGATTGCCTTGAAGCCGCTGCGCGCAGCGCCGGAGGACACCGAAGTGGTCGTGCGGACCGAAATCCGCGGCAAGGGCGACCCGATCCAGCTCGACTACCGTCTGGAGAAGACCGACGCCGGCTGGAAGATCTATGACGTGAATGTGCTGGGCATCTGGCTGGCGGACCAATACCGCAACAGCTTCGCTCAGGAAATCAATGCCAAGGGCATCGATGGCCTGATCAAGGCACTGGCCGATCGCAATGCCAAGCCCGCGTCGGCGGCGTCCGCACCGAAGGCCAAGGGCTGAACGATGTTGAAGCTGCCCGCCCGTCTTCGGATGGACAACGTCCCGGAGGTCTGGGGCCAGCTGGAAGGCGCCTTGCGCGCTGAGATGGCCCAGGTCGGCAATGCGGCGGGTCGCTCCGTCACGTTGGACGCGAGCGGTCTCATCGACTTCGACTCCGCGGCCCTCAGCCTGCTGCTCAGCGCCCTGCGCCTGTGCGGTCAGGATGGCTGGCAACTTGATCTGCTGCAGGCGCCGTCGCCTCTGCGCGAACTGGCCCGGGTCTATGGCCTGGAGCACTTGTTCTGGGCGGATGCGGCGGTTCCCACGGCCGCTGTCGCGCCTGCCGCGAAGCTGACGGCCGAGGCCTGACGATTGGCCTTGGGCACCTCATCCGTTTCGGCTGAAGTCCCCAAGATGCATCCGCCATGGGCCGCTTTTGCGGCCCGTTTGCATTGTCTGGATCCGCGCTTGCTGTGGACGTTGCTCAGCGCTGTCTGGACGGCCGACCTCGGTACATGCGCAAGAGGTGGCGAGTTGGGCTGCCGGCGAAAGACCTCGTCCAAGCCGAGCGAGAATCCCACGCATGAGTGCCACTGACTTGCCCCCGCTCGGAACGTTGACGTTGTCAGGCGTCAATCCGACCGCGGCGGCGGATGCCGCTACGTCTGGCGCGATCGACATGGCTTCCGATCCCATGCCCACGCCGCCCGTGCAGCCTGACCTGGATGCCTGCTGCGGGAACGGCTGCGATCCCTGCATCTTCGATCTCCATGATTTGGAGATGGACCGTTATCGCCAGGCGCTGCGAGCCTGGCAGGCGCGTCACCCGGACGGCGCTGCGGCGGCTTAGGCCGGGATGCTGTAGTCCCGTTGGGTCATGACGTCGATGCCGCATTCCAGCGTCGACACCCAGTCGATGAATTGCTCGATCGCGGCACCCGCCATCGGCGCGCCGTGCTGCGGCACCAGCATGCGGATGGGCAGCGAACGCACCATCGATGCCCACAACTTGAGCACCTTGCCGCTCACCATGTAGCGGCGATGGAAGGCTTGCATCGAGGGGATGTGGGGACGGAGGTCGGTGATGGTCGTGGCCGGATCCACGCCGATCGACACGCCCAGGTCGCCGGAGAACAGAATGCCGCTGGTCTCGTCCCAGAACTGGAAGTTGCCTTCCGAGTGCAGGAAATGCGCCGGCAAGGCGACCAACTTGCTCTGGCCCACCGCGATGCGCATGCCGCCATCCGGAATGCCGACGATGCGCCCGGCCGTCTTTCCCGGCTTGCAGAAGTGCGGGACGAAACGTTCCCACACCTTGGAGATGTAGACCGGGGCAGAGGTGGCGGTCATCCACCGATCCAGCGACGCAATGATGTCGGGGTCCGCGTGCGATGCCACGATCGCCGACAGCCGATGCGGCGGAAAGCAGCCCGTCATCCCGACATACAGATCGTTGTAGGCGAGGTTGCCGCCCGGATCGATGACCGCGCCGGTGCCGTTGTCGACGATCAGAAACTGATTGGACTGGACCCCGTCGCCGTGTTCGATGTCGCAGAACATCAGGCAGCGGTGTTCGCCCTTGTTGAAGAGTTCGATCGGCAACGCAGCCCCCTGTTGATCAAAGGCAAACACGTTACCGCGATGACCTTCATTTGCGTGGCTGGACCGAGGGCTGGCTTGACATAAGGCAAGGCGATGAGCGCCCCGGGACGGGGGCTGCTACGCTAGCCGACAGTGCGCTCGCGACAACGGCGAGCGAGGTGTTTCCCACTTCTGACTCTCCTCCCGCTTCCCATGCCGCTGCATATTCACACGCCGCTCATCTCGTCCCGTCCCTTGACTCTTCGCACCGGCAAGGAGGTCTGGCTCAAGCTGGACGCGCTGCAGCCTGTGGGGTCCTTCAAGCTGCGCGGCATCGGCGCGGCGTGCGAGGCGCATGCGGCGGCGGGCAAGACCCGGTTCGTGTCGTCATCGGGCGGCAATGCCGGGATCGCGGTGGCCTATGCGGGCCGCCGGTTGGGCATCCCGGTGACGGTCGTGGTGCCGGAGACCGCCACCGCCCATGCGCGCCGGCTGATCGAGCAGGAGGGCGCCACCCTGATCGTGCATGGCGCGTCGTGGCAGGAGGCCAATGAACGGGCGCAGTCGCTGCTGGATGCCCACACCGCCTTTCTCCATCCGTTCGACGACCCCCTGCTGTGGGCCGGTCATGCCTCGCTCATCGACGAGGTGGTGCGCGAGGGCCTGCGCTTCGATGCGGTGGTGGTCGCGGTGGGCGGCGGTGGCCTGCTGTCGGGCGTGGTGGAGGGGTTGCGTCGTCAGGGCTTGGCGGATGTCCCGGTCATTGCGGTGGAGACGCACGGTGCCGACTCGCTGGCGCAGTCGATGCACGCCGGACGTCGCGTGACGCTGGACGCGATCTCCAGCGTGGCGACCTCGCTGGGCGCGAAGCAGGTCTGTGCGCAGGCGTTCGAGCTGACACGTTCGCACGACATCCGCAGCCATGTGGTGTCGGATCGTGCCGCCTTGGCCGCCTGCCTGCAGTTTCTGCAGGACCATCGATTGTTGGTCGAGCCCGCGTGCGGCGCCGCGCTGGCTGCGCTGTATGAGGCCGATTCGACGGTGCTGGCGTCCTTCCAGGCACCGCTTGTCGTGGTGTGCGGCGGCGCGACGGCGCCTTATGAGCAGATCAACGCCTGGCATGCCAATGCGCCTGCCTGAGCCTGGACGGTCAAACTGGACAGCCCTGCGGAATCCTCTACCCATCGTTCAGCTTACCGCTTGCCGGCTGCCCGCTTCCCGCGCCTGATGGCCCTGGCCGTTCAACGGAAGGTCTGCAACGCCTTGCGACCTTCTGCCGTCAGGAAAGGCAACACCACATCGATGGGCAGCACCACCACCTCGATGCAAGGCGTCAGCGCATACGGCGCATCCGCCTGAAACGCCAGTCCCTGAGCGACCGGATGCACGCCTGACAGCGACAGCGTGATGCCGTCGATGCATTCGGGCTCGGCGCCGTTGGGTGTCTTGCGATAGCGCGCCATCAGTTGCCTGCCCAGGGCAGAGTCTTTCTCAATGCCCTGGCGCAGGTCTTCGCGCAGCCACTGGGTCACATCCTCCTGCGCGCCGGTGTCCAGACGGTAGGTGCGAAAACTCTCGCCGTGCCAGGGATGCGCGCCGCCGCAGTAGCCCTCGTTGTTCAAGGACACAGCGACATAACCACGGCTCCAGGCCACGACGTCTTCCTGAAGATTGGATTCGAACTCGGACGCTCGGCCACGCTCGCGGCGGGCTTCGGCGCGGCAATCGAGGTGCTCGCCCAGCGTCTCGGTGGCCTGCTGCCAGAGCGACTGGTTGATCGCCAGGATTCCTGTCGACGTGCCCTGCAGACGGACCGCCTGGATGCTGGCGCCTGCCGCGTCGAGCACCAGCCGCTCGTAGCTGCCATTTCCGATGCGCGTTGTGCCGCGTGTGGTTGGCTTGATCGAGGCAAGACGCGCCGCATGGTATTGCTCATCCGGAATGCGCATGGCCTGGATCGGCAAGGTCTTCACACCGCTGGGTGTGCGCCATTCGCCGGTGAGCATCGTCCCGTCGCAATCAAGGCGCAATTGGCCGGTCGCCTGACCCTTGTCGTCGATCTCCACCCACTGCCGATCATTCGCCGGGTCTTGCTTGAGCTCCAGCTCCGCCATCGCATCGCGGTAGTAATAGCGGCCCGACAGCGGATCATCGCGCTGTGTCGCCTCCAACTGCAGCGTGATCGGCAGCTTTCCCAGTGTCCCGGACCAAGTGCCGGATTGGCAGGTCGCTGCGTGGACGGCGGATACCGAGGCCATGAGCAGCATGAAGGTGAGCGAGCGATTGATCATGGCGCGAGATTCTCCGTCTTCCGTCTTCCGTCTTGGTCGATGTCGATGTCGATGTCGATGTCGATGTCGATGTCGTCGGATTGCGCTCGCATCGGCTCGCGACTGTGATCCAGAGATGTCTCGGGCTCGGTCGACCCGCACGACGATCCCCAGGATATGCCAGGATTCCCCCGTCTTCTTCTCAATGGCCCCACTTGATCAAGTCGGTCAACTTGAAACCAAGCGTGAGGCGCTCGCAGCCTTTGATCTTTGTCGTCGTGGCCAGCGGTGCGGCGCCGAGATGATGGGCGTCTTTCACCTGGAGACGGTCGGTTCTGCTGAAGAGCCAGGGCGGCGGTGAGCTTTCCACGCCAGCCAGGTACGTTGAGGAACGCAACGCAATCGGATGGTTCAAAGTAGGTGCAATCGTTGCATTGAACCTCGTCCTAACGTCCGTGATCAGCCTTCACGCGCCCTGACGAAACCGGGCGGCAGCAGGGCGAGCGGCCCAGTCTCTGCGATCAATTCTGTCGACTCCGACGAGTCGACCCCACCACTGCGAGTGACGATGGCCAAGAAGATTTCTCCCACCCCAGCGCACGATCCTGATTCGGTGTCCGCAAGTCCTGCACCCATGACGCCACAGACACGGGTGGCGAAGGGTGAATCGATTGAATCGATTGAAGCGAACGGGGCGAGCATTCAGACGCAGGTGTCTGTGCAGCGGGTCGCTCTGCCTGCCGAGTCCGTCCCCGGCGTCGAGTGCGACGCCAAGGGCGACACCGTGTGCAACGCCAAGGGCGACACTGAGGGCGACGACAAGGACGATTCCGACGACAACGCCGGTCGGTTGGCGACGTCTGCGCGGCCCGCTGCAGGACTTGCCGAATCGCCCTTCGCCGCTGCTCGACCGGCCTCGCCGCAGAAAACGGGTCCGAGCTCGTCGTCGACCGACCCGATGGTGGCGGCAGCCGTGGCGGCGGCTCGGTTCGGCGCGTCGCTCAAGTCCAAGGGGTCCACGGCGGGGCTGCGCGAGAACGACACCTCGCCCGATCGACGCCCCGAGGCCATGCAAAGCGCCCTCCGGCGCAACAAGCTGCTGGCCGCCATCGTCCCGCTCTTGGACATCAAGCCGCTGCTCCGCCTGGATGACGAGACCTTCGACGACTTCCTCTACCTCTGCCGCATGTACCCCAGTCGCAGCCGATTCCCATGCGGCAATCTGGATT
The Roseateles amylovorans genome window above contains:
- a CDS encoding MlaA family lipoprotein, translated to MTEHAQTGPRTGGSRDALRPLLLSAALLAGVPAFATPAPSDVVQTEQAQTVPATLVEGVVAPVVAAQAASEAASAADAASGPARAEDQSVADAAAAAAAAASDNAPAASAAAASAAEPAAAGQAGQAAQAASDAPAPGPRARNRLDPWENWNRKVFNFNEKLDENILRPVATAYSDLVPSPARQAVDNFFGNFSDAWSAVNLFLQGRLKTGAQQTMRVAVNSVFGLAGLIDIATPAGLEKNSEDLGRTLGYWGVKTGPYIVWPLLGPSSLRDSATLPANVYYSPAYLFDNGEYKVGITALQLINTRANLLRVTDMLDGIALDKYTFIRDAYLQRRNVKTHKEQEEDDDYEVITPDEKPAATPGR
- a CDS encoding MlaC/ttg2D family ABC transporter substrate-binding protein, which gives rise to MNSTKRLLLRLALSMAALSPLASFAADASAPDQLIRQLSIETLDAVKSDKAIQGGDVNRIMDLVNTKVMPHVDFQRITSSAVGRFWRQATPEQKQRLQDEFKTLLVRTYAGALTQVKEQTIALKPLRAAPEDTEVVVRTEIRGKGDPIQLDYRLEKTDAGWKIYDVNVLGIWLADQYRNSFAQEINAKGIDGLIKALADRNAKPASAASAPKAKG
- a CDS encoding STAS domain-containing protein; translated protein: MLKLPARLRMDNVPEVWGQLEGALRAEMAQVGNAAGRSVTLDASGLIDFDSAALSLLLSALRLCGQDGWQLDLLQAPSPLRELARVYGLEHLFWADAAVPTAAVAPAAKLTAEA
- a CDS encoding oxidoreductase-like domain-containing protein — translated: MASDPMPTPPVQPDLDACCGNGCDPCIFDLHDLEMDRYRQALRAWQARHPDGAAAA
- a CDS encoding MBL fold metallo-hydrolase, producing the protein MPIELFNKGEHRCLMFCDIEHGDGVQSNQFLIVDNGTGAVIDPGGNLAYNDLYVGMTGCFPPHRLSAIVASHADPDIIASLDRWMTATSAPVYISKVWERFVPHFCKPGKTAGRIVGIPDGGMRIAVGQSKLVALPAHFLHSEGNFQFWDETSGILFSGDLGVSIGVDPATTITDLRPHIPSMQAFHRRYMVSGKVLKLWASMVRSLPIRMLVPQHGAPMAGAAIEQFIDWVSTLECGIDVMTQRDYSIPA
- a CDS encoding pyridoxal-phosphate dependent enzyme, with protein sequence MPLHIHTPLISSRPLTLRTGKEVWLKLDALQPVGSFKLRGIGAACEAHAAAGKTRFVSSSGGNAGIAVAYAGRRLGIPVTVVVPETATAHARRLIEQEGATLIVHGASWQEANERAQSLLDAHTAFLHPFDDPLLWAGHASLIDEVVREGLRFDAVVVAVGGGGLLSGVVEGLRRQGLADVPVIAVETHGADSLAQSMHAGRRVTLDAISSVATSLGAKQVCAQAFELTRSHDIRSHVVSDRAALAACLQFLQDHRLLVEPACGAALAALYEADSTVLASFQAPLVVVCGGATAPYEQINAWHANAPA